The proteins below are encoded in one region of Eulemur rufifrons isolate Redbay chromosome 2, OSU_ERuf_1, whole genome shotgun sequence:
- the ANKRD24 gene encoding ankyrin repeat domain-containing protein 24 isoform X1, whose product MKTLRARFKKTELRLSPTDLGSCPPCGPCPLPKPAARGRRQSQDWGKSDERLLQAVENSDAARVAALISRKGLVPTKLDPEGKSAFHLAAMRGAGSCLEVMLSHGANVMSTDGAGYNALHLAAKYGHPQCLKQLLQASCVVDVVDSSGWTALHHAGRWGQPFPAHCGPEAAGGCLSCSEMLCSFKAHLNPRDRSGATPLIIAAQMCHTDLCRLLLQQGAAANDQDLQGRTALMLACEGASPETVEVLLQGGAQPGITDALGQDAAHYGALAGDKLILHLLQEATQRPSPPSALPEDDSGEASSQNSVSSHEKRGAPKKRKAPQPPASIPVPDDRDAYEEIVRLRQERGRLLQKIRGLEQHKERTKQEPPEAEASSLHSLERQVQELQQLLAEKQEEKESLGREVESLQSRLSLLENERENTSYDVSTLQDEEGELPDFPGAEAPLSRRLSPSAQERLASLQEQVAALTRQNRELMEKVQILEEFEKDESQMEVAGPTEVIPLALYDSLRAEFDQLRRQHADALRVLRQLQTREVSGEEEAACRDGEGAGSKPTENGPTDTELNGTATPETKVNGTETTDEKAAGVETTEARTLEAGSTGTETTETKSLGAEGIRMKAVGGEGNTETKTTRAEASGSDATGVEATNTKAGKPEMQTNGVGPGETEVTGTETTNMEATGSEATVAEATGVDATDAGSTGLEATAPGVPAGPILHPGAAEASEKLQAELETRIRGLEEALRQREREAATELEAARGKCEAAEAEAGRLRERVREAEGSRISGGSGRGSDTAQLRAALEQAREDLRDRDSRLRELEAATAWLDEARAGRLLAEEEARGLRAELAQREEVRLEQSRELEALREQLAMAAATGEQQRAAAAELGRARDAAEARVAELAAACEEARRGLAELREASEALRQSAVPASEHHRLQEEALELRGRAASLEQEVVATGKEAARLRAELERERVGSVALSEHERIVGALQADVARLEGQLEELGRRHERTSAEVFQVQREALFMKSERHAAEAQLATAEQQLRGLRAEAERARQAQSRAQEALDKAKEKDKKITELSKEVFSLKEALKEQTAAPATPETEALRDQVKALQQQLEESSRDHSAVVALYRSHLLYAIQGQMDEDVQRILSQIVQMQRLQAQGR is encoded by the exons CTGCGACTCAGCCCCACTGACCTCGGCTCCTGCCCACCCTGCGGCCCCTGCCCGCTCCCGAAGCCGGCAGCCAGAGGCAGGCGCCAG AGCCAAGACTGGGGCAAAAGTGACGAGAGGCTGCTGCAGGCTGTGGAGAACAGCGACGCAGCCCGGGTGGCTGCCCTCATCTCTCGCAAGGGGCTGGTGCCCACGAAGCTGGACCCCGAGGGCAAGTCCGC GTTCCACCTGGCAGCCATGAGGGGAGCGGGCAGCTGTCTAGAGGTGATGCTTTCACACGGCGCCAATGTCATGAGCACCGATGGGGCAG GTTACAACGCTCTCCACCTAGCTGCCAAGTATGGGCACCCACAGTGCTTGAAGCAACTGCTGCAg gcctcctgcgtggTGGACGTCGTGGACAGCAGTGGGTGGACCGCCCTGCACCATGCAGGTAGGTGGGGGCAGCCCTTCCCTGCCCACTGTGGTCCAGAGG cGGCTGGGGGCTGTCTGTCCTGCTCAGAGATGCTCTGCTCCTTCAAGGCACATCTGAACCCCCGCGATCGG TCAGGTGCAACGCCCCTCATTATAGCAGCTCAGATGTGTCACACAGATCTGTGCCGCCTCCTCCTGCAGCAGGGGGCTGCCGCGAATGACCAGGACCTGCAAGGCAG GACGGCCCTGATGCTGGCCTGTGAGGGGGCCAGCCCCGAAACTGTGGAGGTGCTGCtccagggtggggcccagccGGGCATCACTGACGCACTAGGACAGGACGCGGCTCACTACGGCGCCCTGGCAGGGGACAAACTCATCCTTCACCTCCTGCAGGAGGCCACCCAgcgcccctccccacccag tgccctcccagaggATGACTCGGGCGAAGCGTCATCTCAG AACTCTGTGTCCAGCCATGAAAAGCGAGGGGCTCCCAAGAAGCGGAAGGCGCCCCAACCCCCCGCCAGCATCCCTGTGCCG gATGACCGAGATGCCTACGAAGAGATCGTGAGGCTGCGGCAGGAGCGGGGCCGCCTCCTGCAGAAGATCCGGGGCCTGGAACAGCACAAGGAACGGACAAAGCAGGAG CCACCAGAGGCGGAGGCCAGCTCCCTGCACAGCCTGGAGAGGCAG GTgcaggagctgcagcaactgcttgcagagaagcaagaggagaaagagagtttGGGGCGCGAGGTGGAGAGTCTGCAGAGCCGCCTGTCGCTGCtggag AACGAGCGGGAGAATACCAGCTATGACGTGTCCACCCTGCAAGATGAGGAGGGCGAGCTGCCCGACTTCCCAG GGGCCGAGGCACCGCTGTCCAGGCGGCTAAGCCCGTCAGCCCAGGAGCGCTTGGCCTCACTGCAAGAGCAGGTGGCTGCACTCACCAGGCAGAACCGGGAACTGATGGAAAAGgtccag aTCCTGGAGGAGTTTGAGAAGGACGAGTCGCAGATGGAGGTGGCTGGTCCCACCGAGGTCATCCCTCTGGCCCTCTACGACTCTCTCCGGGCCGAGTTTGACCAGCTGCGCAGGCAGCACGCCGATGCCCTGCGGGTACTGAGGCAGCTGCAGACACGGGAGGTCTCTGGGGAAGAGGAGGCAGCTTGCAGGGACGGTGAGGGTGCAGGCTCCAAGCCCACCGAAAACGGCCCAACAGACACGGAGCTCAATGGCACTGCCACTCCAGAAACCAAAGTTAATGGAACCGAGACCACAGATGAGAAGGCCGCGGGAGTCGAAACCACAGAAGCCAGGACTTTGGAAGCTGGATCCACGGGAACCGAGACCACAGAAACCAAATCCTTGGGGGCTGAGGGCATCAGAATGAAGGCcgtgggaggggaaggaaacaCTGAAACTAAGACCACGCGAGCTGAGGCCAGTGGTTCAGATGCCACAGGAGTGGAGGCCACGAATACAAAAGCAGGAAAACCAGAAATGCAGACCAACGGAGTGGGTCCTGGGGAGACAGAGGTCACGGGCACAGAGACCACAAACATGGAGGCCACCGGCTCTGAGGCCACAGTTGCGGAGGCCACGGGAGTAGACGCCACAGATGCGGGGTCCACGGGGTTAGAGGCCACAGCCCCGGGAGTCCCCGCTGGCCCTATCTTGCACCCTGGTGCTGCCGAGGCCTCGGAAAAGCTGCAAGCGGAGCTGGAGACCAGGATTCGTGGCTTGGAGGAGGCCCTCCGGCAGCGGGAGCGAGAGGCAGCCACGGAGCTGGAGGCAGCCCGTGGGAAGTGCGAGGCCGCAGAGGCCGAGGCGGGCCGGCTGCGGGAGCGGGTGCGCGAGGCTGAGGGCAGCAGGATCAGTGGAGGCAGCGGCCGCGGCAGCGACACAGCCCAGCTGCGGGCGGCCCTGGAGCAGGCCCGGGAGGACCTCCGAGACCGGGACTCCCGCCTGCGGGAGCTGGAGGCGGCCACAGCCTGGCTGGACGAGGCCCGGGCCGGCCGGCTGCTGGCCGAGGAGGAGGCCCGGGGCCTGCGGGCAGAGCTGGCCCAGCGGGAGGAGGTGCGGCTGGAGCAGAGCCGGGAGCTGGAGGCGCTGCGGGAGCAGCTGGCTATGGCCGCGGCCACGGGGGAGCAGCAGcgggccgccgccgccgagcTGGGCCGCGCGCGGGATGCGGCCGAGGCCCGGGTGGCTGAGCTGGCCGCAGCCTGCGAGGAGGCCCGGCGGGGGCTGGCAGAGCTGCGTGAGGCTTCCGAGGCCCTGCGCCAGTCTGCGGTGCCGGCTTCCGAGCACCACCGGCTGCAGGAGGAGGCCCTTGAGCTGCGGGGCCGGGCGGCCAGTCTGGAGCAGGAGGTGGTGGCCACAGGCAAGGAGGCCGCCCGGCTGCGGGCAGAGCTGGAGCGCGAGCGTGTGGGCAGCGTGGCACTCTCGGAGCACGAACGTATAGTGGGCGCGCTGCAGGCTGACGTGGCCCGGCTGGAGGGGCAGCTGGAAGAGCTGGGACGGCGGCACGAGAGGACCAGCGCCGAGGTCTTCCAG GTGCAGCGGGAGGCGTTGTTCATGAAGAGCGAGCGCCACGCAGCAGAAGCCCAGCTGGCCACGGCAGAGCAGCAGCTACGCGGGCTACGTGCCGAGGCCGAGCGAGCACGCCAGGCCCAGAGCCGTGCCCAGGAGGCCCTGGACAAGGCCAAGGAGAAGGACAAGAAG ATCACAGAACTCTCCAAAGAAGTCTTCAGTCTTAAGGAGGCTCTGAAGGAGCAGACGGCTGCCCCGGCCACTCCCGAGACGGAGGCCCTGCGGGACCAGGTGAAGGCCTTGCAGCAGCAACTGGAG GAGTCTTCCAGGGACCACAGTGCCGTGGTGGCTTTGTACAGGAGCCACCTCCTCTACGCCATTCAG GGCCAGATGGATGAAGACGTGCAGCGCATCCTCAGCCAGATTGTGCAGATGCAGCGGCTCCAGGCTCAAGGCCGCTGA
- the ANKRD24 gene encoding ankyrin repeat domain-containing protein 24 isoform X4 — translation MKQLCLCAATSFASQDWGKSDERLLQAVENSDAARVAALISRKGLVPTKLDPEGKSAFHLAAMRGAGSCLEVMLSHGANVMSTDGAGYNALHLAAKYGHPQCLKQLLQASCVVDVVDSSGWTALHHAAAGGCLSCSEMLCSFKAHLNPRDRSGATPLIIAAQMCHTDLCRLLLQQGAAANDQDLQGRTALMLACEGASPETVEVLLQGGAQPGITDALGQDAAHYGALAGDKLILHLLQEATQRPSPPSALPEDDSGEASSQNSVSSHEKRGAPKKRKAPQPPASIPVPDDRDAYEEIVRLRQERGRLLQKIRGLEQHKERTKQEPPEAEASSLHSLERQVQELQQLLAEKQEEKESLGREVESLQSRLSLLENERENTSYDVSTLQDEEGELPDFPGAEAPLSRRLSPSAQERLASLQEQVAALTRQNRELMEKVQILEEFEKDESQMEVAGPTEVIPLALYDSLRAEFDQLRRQHADALRVLRQLQTREVSGEEEAACRDGEGAGSKPTENGPTDTELNGTATPETKVNGTETTDEKAAGVETTEARTLEAGSTGTETTETKSLGAEGIRMKAVGGEGNTETKTTRAEASGSDATGVEATNTKAGKPEMQTNGVGPGETEVTGTETTNMEATGSEATVAEATGVDATDAGSTGLEATAPGVPAGPILHPGAAEASEKLQAELETRIRGLEEALRQREREAATELEAARGKCEAAEAEAGRLRERVREAEGSRISGGSGRGSDTAQLRAALEQAREDLRDRDSRLRELEAATAWLDEARAGRLLAEEEARGLRAELAQREEVRLEQSRELEALREQLAMAAATGEQQRAAAAELGRARDAAEARVAELAAACEEARRGLAELREASEALRQSAVPASEHHRLQEEALELRGRAASLEQEVVATGKEAARLRAELERERVGSVALSEHERIVGALQADVARLEGQLEELGRRHERTSAEVFQVQREALFMKSERHAAEAQLATAEQQLRGLRAEAERARQAQSRAQEALDKAKEKDKKITELSKEVFSLKEALKEQTAAPATPETEALRDQVKALQQQLEESSRDHSAVVALYRSHLLYAIQGQMDEDVQRILSQIVQMQRLQAQGR, via the exons ATGAAGCAGCTGTGCCTGTGCGCGGCCACCTCCTTCGCG AGCCAAGACTGGGGCAAAAGTGACGAGAGGCTGCTGCAGGCTGTGGAGAACAGCGACGCAGCCCGGGTGGCTGCCCTCATCTCTCGCAAGGGGCTGGTGCCCACGAAGCTGGACCCCGAGGGCAAGTCCGC GTTCCACCTGGCAGCCATGAGGGGAGCGGGCAGCTGTCTAGAGGTGATGCTTTCACACGGCGCCAATGTCATGAGCACCGATGGGGCAG GTTACAACGCTCTCCACCTAGCTGCCAAGTATGGGCACCCACAGTGCTTGAAGCAACTGCTGCAg gcctcctgcgtggTGGACGTCGTGGACAGCAGTGGGTGGACCGCCCTGCACCATGCAG cGGCTGGGGGCTGTCTGTCCTGCTCAGAGATGCTCTGCTCCTTCAAGGCACATCTGAACCCCCGCGATCGG TCAGGTGCAACGCCCCTCATTATAGCAGCTCAGATGTGTCACACAGATCTGTGCCGCCTCCTCCTGCAGCAGGGGGCTGCCGCGAATGACCAGGACCTGCAAGGCAG GACGGCCCTGATGCTGGCCTGTGAGGGGGCCAGCCCCGAAACTGTGGAGGTGCTGCtccagggtggggcccagccGGGCATCACTGACGCACTAGGACAGGACGCGGCTCACTACGGCGCCCTGGCAGGGGACAAACTCATCCTTCACCTCCTGCAGGAGGCCACCCAgcgcccctccccacccag tgccctcccagaggATGACTCGGGCGAAGCGTCATCTCAG AACTCTGTGTCCAGCCATGAAAAGCGAGGGGCTCCCAAGAAGCGGAAGGCGCCCCAACCCCCCGCCAGCATCCCTGTGCCG gATGACCGAGATGCCTACGAAGAGATCGTGAGGCTGCGGCAGGAGCGGGGCCGCCTCCTGCAGAAGATCCGGGGCCTGGAACAGCACAAGGAACGGACAAAGCAGGAG CCACCAGAGGCGGAGGCCAGCTCCCTGCACAGCCTGGAGAGGCAG GTgcaggagctgcagcaactgcttgcagagaagcaagaggagaaagagagtttGGGGCGCGAGGTGGAGAGTCTGCAGAGCCGCCTGTCGCTGCtggag AACGAGCGGGAGAATACCAGCTATGACGTGTCCACCCTGCAAGATGAGGAGGGCGAGCTGCCCGACTTCCCAG GGGCCGAGGCACCGCTGTCCAGGCGGCTAAGCCCGTCAGCCCAGGAGCGCTTGGCCTCACTGCAAGAGCAGGTGGCTGCACTCACCAGGCAGAACCGGGAACTGATGGAAAAGgtccag aTCCTGGAGGAGTTTGAGAAGGACGAGTCGCAGATGGAGGTGGCTGGTCCCACCGAGGTCATCCCTCTGGCCCTCTACGACTCTCTCCGGGCCGAGTTTGACCAGCTGCGCAGGCAGCACGCCGATGCCCTGCGGGTACTGAGGCAGCTGCAGACACGGGAGGTCTCTGGGGAAGAGGAGGCAGCTTGCAGGGACGGTGAGGGTGCAGGCTCCAAGCCCACCGAAAACGGCCCAACAGACACGGAGCTCAATGGCACTGCCACTCCAGAAACCAAAGTTAATGGAACCGAGACCACAGATGAGAAGGCCGCGGGAGTCGAAACCACAGAAGCCAGGACTTTGGAAGCTGGATCCACGGGAACCGAGACCACAGAAACCAAATCCTTGGGGGCTGAGGGCATCAGAATGAAGGCcgtgggaggggaaggaaacaCTGAAACTAAGACCACGCGAGCTGAGGCCAGTGGTTCAGATGCCACAGGAGTGGAGGCCACGAATACAAAAGCAGGAAAACCAGAAATGCAGACCAACGGAGTGGGTCCTGGGGAGACAGAGGTCACGGGCACAGAGACCACAAACATGGAGGCCACCGGCTCTGAGGCCACAGTTGCGGAGGCCACGGGAGTAGACGCCACAGATGCGGGGTCCACGGGGTTAGAGGCCACAGCCCCGGGAGTCCCCGCTGGCCCTATCTTGCACCCTGGTGCTGCCGAGGCCTCGGAAAAGCTGCAAGCGGAGCTGGAGACCAGGATTCGTGGCTTGGAGGAGGCCCTCCGGCAGCGGGAGCGAGAGGCAGCCACGGAGCTGGAGGCAGCCCGTGGGAAGTGCGAGGCCGCAGAGGCCGAGGCGGGCCGGCTGCGGGAGCGGGTGCGCGAGGCTGAGGGCAGCAGGATCAGTGGAGGCAGCGGCCGCGGCAGCGACACAGCCCAGCTGCGGGCGGCCCTGGAGCAGGCCCGGGAGGACCTCCGAGACCGGGACTCCCGCCTGCGGGAGCTGGAGGCGGCCACAGCCTGGCTGGACGAGGCCCGGGCCGGCCGGCTGCTGGCCGAGGAGGAGGCCCGGGGCCTGCGGGCAGAGCTGGCCCAGCGGGAGGAGGTGCGGCTGGAGCAGAGCCGGGAGCTGGAGGCGCTGCGGGAGCAGCTGGCTATGGCCGCGGCCACGGGGGAGCAGCAGcgggccgccgccgccgagcTGGGCCGCGCGCGGGATGCGGCCGAGGCCCGGGTGGCTGAGCTGGCCGCAGCCTGCGAGGAGGCCCGGCGGGGGCTGGCAGAGCTGCGTGAGGCTTCCGAGGCCCTGCGCCAGTCTGCGGTGCCGGCTTCCGAGCACCACCGGCTGCAGGAGGAGGCCCTTGAGCTGCGGGGCCGGGCGGCCAGTCTGGAGCAGGAGGTGGTGGCCACAGGCAAGGAGGCCGCCCGGCTGCGGGCAGAGCTGGAGCGCGAGCGTGTGGGCAGCGTGGCACTCTCGGAGCACGAACGTATAGTGGGCGCGCTGCAGGCTGACGTGGCCCGGCTGGAGGGGCAGCTGGAAGAGCTGGGACGGCGGCACGAGAGGACCAGCGCCGAGGTCTTCCAG GTGCAGCGGGAGGCGTTGTTCATGAAGAGCGAGCGCCACGCAGCAGAAGCCCAGCTGGCCACGGCAGAGCAGCAGCTACGCGGGCTACGTGCCGAGGCCGAGCGAGCACGCCAGGCCCAGAGCCGTGCCCAGGAGGCCCTGGACAAGGCCAAGGAGAAGGACAAGAAG ATCACAGAACTCTCCAAAGAAGTCTTCAGTCTTAAGGAGGCTCTGAAGGAGCAGACGGCTGCCCCGGCCACTCCCGAGACGGAGGCCCTGCGGGACCAGGTGAAGGCCTTGCAGCAGCAACTGGAG GAGTCTTCCAGGGACCACAGTGCCGTGGTGGCTTTGTACAGGAGCCACCTCCTCTACGCCATTCAG GGCCAGATGGATGAAGACGTGCAGCGCATCCTCAGCCAGATTGTGCAGATGCAGCGGCTCCAGGCTCAAGGCCGCTGA
- the ANKRD24 gene encoding ankyrin repeat domain-containing protein 24 isoform X3 has protein sequence MKTLRARFKKTESQDWGKSDERLLQAVENSDAARVAALISRKGLVPTKLDPEGKSAFHLAAMRGAGSCLEVMLSHGANVMSTDGAGYNALHLAAKYGHPQCLKQLLQASCVVDVVDSSGWTALHHAAAGGCLSCSEMLCSFKAHLNPRDRSGATPLIIAAQMCHTDLCRLLLQQGAAANDQDLQGRTALMLACEGASPETVEVLLQGGAQPGITDALGQDAAHYGALAGDKLILHLLQEATQRPSPPSALPEDDSGEASSQNSVSSHEKRGAPKKRKAPQPPASIPVPDDRDAYEEIVRLRQERGRLLQKIRGLEQHKERTKQEPPEAEASSLHSLERQVQELQQLLAEKQEEKESLGREVESLQSRLSLLENERENTSYDVSTLQDEEGELPDFPGAEAPLSRRLSPSAQERLASLQEQVAALTRQNRELMEKVQILEEFEKDESQMEVAGPTEVIPLALYDSLRAEFDQLRRQHADALRVLRQLQTREVSGEEEAACRDGEGAGSKPTENGPTDTELNGTATPETKVNGTETTDEKAAGVETTEARTLEAGSTGTETTETKSLGAEGIRMKAVGGEGNTETKTTRAEASGSDATGVEATNTKAGKPEMQTNGVGPGETEVTGTETTNMEATGSEATVAEATGVDATDAGSTGLEATAPGVPAGPILHPGAAEASEKLQAELETRIRGLEEALRQREREAATELEAARGKCEAAEAEAGRLRERVREAEGSRISGGSGRGSDTAQLRAALEQAREDLRDRDSRLRELEAATAWLDEARAGRLLAEEEARGLRAELAQREEVRLEQSRELEALREQLAMAAATGEQQRAAAAELGRARDAAEARVAELAAACEEARRGLAELREASEALRQSAVPASEHHRLQEEALELRGRAASLEQEVVATGKEAARLRAELERERVGSVALSEHERIVGALQADVARLEGQLEELGRRHERTSAEVFQVQREALFMKSERHAAEAQLATAEQQLRGLRAEAERARQAQSRAQEALDKAKEKDKKITELSKEVFSLKEALKEQTAAPATPETEALRDQVKALQQQLEESSRDHSAVVALYRSHLLYAIQGQMDEDVQRILSQIVQMQRLQAQGR, from the exons AGCCAAGACTGGGGCAAAAGTGACGAGAGGCTGCTGCAGGCTGTGGAGAACAGCGACGCAGCCCGGGTGGCTGCCCTCATCTCTCGCAAGGGGCTGGTGCCCACGAAGCTGGACCCCGAGGGCAAGTCCGC GTTCCACCTGGCAGCCATGAGGGGAGCGGGCAGCTGTCTAGAGGTGATGCTTTCACACGGCGCCAATGTCATGAGCACCGATGGGGCAG GTTACAACGCTCTCCACCTAGCTGCCAAGTATGGGCACCCACAGTGCTTGAAGCAACTGCTGCAg gcctcctgcgtggTGGACGTCGTGGACAGCAGTGGGTGGACCGCCCTGCACCATGCAG cGGCTGGGGGCTGTCTGTCCTGCTCAGAGATGCTCTGCTCCTTCAAGGCACATCTGAACCCCCGCGATCGG TCAGGTGCAACGCCCCTCATTATAGCAGCTCAGATGTGTCACACAGATCTGTGCCGCCTCCTCCTGCAGCAGGGGGCTGCCGCGAATGACCAGGACCTGCAAGGCAG GACGGCCCTGATGCTGGCCTGTGAGGGGGCCAGCCCCGAAACTGTGGAGGTGCTGCtccagggtggggcccagccGGGCATCACTGACGCACTAGGACAGGACGCGGCTCACTACGGCGCCCTGGCAGGGGACAAACTCATCCTTCACCTCCTGCAGGAGGCCACCCAgcgcccctccccacccag tgccctcccagaggATGACTCGGGCGAAGCGTCATCTCAG AACTCTGTGTCCAGCCATGAAAAGCGAGGGGCTCCCAAGAAGCGGAAGGCGCCCCAACCCCCCGCCAGCATCCCTGTGCCG gATGACCGAGATGCCTACGAAGAGATCGTGAGGCTGCGGCAGGAGCGGGGCCGCCTCCTGCAGAAGATCCGGGGCCTGGAACAGCACAAGGAACGGACAAAGCAGGAG CCACCAGAGGCGGAGGCCAGCTCCCTGCACAGCCTGGAGAGGCAG GTgcaggagctgcagcaactgcttgcagagaagcaagaggagaaagagagtttGGGGCGCGAGGTGGAGAGTCTGCAGAGCCGCCTGTCGCTGCtggag AACGAGCGGGAGAATACCAGCTATGACGTGTCCACCCTGCAAGATGAGGAGGGCGAGCTGCCCGACTTCCCAG GGGCCGAGGCACCGCTGTCCAGGCGGCTAAGCCCGTCAGCCCAGGAGCGCTTGGCCTCACTGCAAGAGCAGGTGGCTGCACTCACCAGGCAGAACCGGGAACTGATGGAAAAGgtccag aTCCTGGAGGAGTTTGAGAAGGACGAGTCGCAGATGGAGGTGGCTGGTCCCACCGAGGTCATCCCTCTGGCCCTCTACGACTCTCTCCGGGCCGAGTTTGACCAGCTGCGCAGGCAGCACGCCGATGCCCTGCGGGTACTGAGGCAGCTGCAGACACGGGAGGTCTCTGGGGAAGAGGAGGCAGCTTGCAGGGACGGTGAGGGTGCAGGCTCCAAGCCCACCGAAAACGGCCCAACAGACACGGAGCTCAATGGCACTGCCACTCCAGAAACCAAAGTTAATGGAACCGAGACCACAGATGAGAAGGCCGCGGGAGTCGAAACCACAGAAGCCAGGACTTTGGAAGCTGGATCCACGGGAACCGAGACCACAGAAACCAAATCCTTGGGGGCTGAGGGCATCAGAATGAAGGCcgtgggaggggaaggaaacaCTGAAACTAAGACCACGCGAGCTGAGGCCAGTGGTTCAGATGCCACAGGAGTGGAGGCCACGAATACAAAAGCAGGAAAACCAGAAATGCAGACCAACGGAGTGGGTCCTGGGGAGACAGAGGTCACGGGCACAGAGACCACAAACATGGAGGCCACCGGCTCTGAGGCCACAGTTGCGGAGGCCACGGGAGTAGACGCCACAGATGCGGGGTCCACGGGGTTAGAGGCCACAGCCCCGGGAGTCCCCGCTGGCCCTATCTTGCACCCTGGTGCTGCCGAGGCCTCGGAAAAGCTGCAAGCGGAGCTGGAGACCAGGATTCGTGGCTTGGAGGAGGCCCTCCGGCAGCGGGAGCGAGAGGCAGCCACGGAGCTGGAGGCAGCCCGTGGGAAGTGCGAGGCCGCAGAGGCCGAGGCGGGCCGGCTGCGGGAGCGGGTGCGCGAGGCTGAGGGCAGCAGGATCAGTGGAGGCAGCGGCCGCGGCAGCGACACAGCCCAGCTGCGGGCGGCCCTGGAGCAGGCCCGGGAGGACCTCCGAGACCGGGACTCCCGCCTGCGGGAGCTGGAGGCGGCCACAGCCTGGCTGGACGAGGCCCGGGCCGGCCGGCTGCTGGCCGAGGAGGAGGCCCGGGGCCTGCGGGCAGAGCTGGCCCAGCGGGAGGAGGTGCGGCTGGAGCAGAGCCGGGAGCTGGAGGCGCTGCGGGAGCAGCTGGCTATGGCCGCGGCCACGGGGGAGCAGCAGcgggccgccgccgccgagcTGGGCCGCGCGCGGGATGCGGCCGAGGCCCGGGTGGCTGAGCTGGCCGCAGCCTGCGAGGAGGCCCGGCGGGGGCTGGCAGAGCTGCGTGAGGCTTCCGAGGCCCTGCGCCAGTCTGCGGTGCCGGCTTCCGAGCACCACCGGCTGCAGGAGGAGGCCCTTGAGCTGCGGGGCCGGGCGGCCAGTCTGGAGCAGGAGGTGGTGGCCACAGGCAAGGAGGCCGCCCGGCTGCGGGCAGAGCTGGAGCGCGAGCGTGTGGGCAGCGTGGCACTCTCGGAGCACGAACGTATAGTGGGCGCGCTGCAGGCTGACGTGGCCCGGCTGGAGGGGCAGCTGGAAGAGCTGGGACGGCGGCACGAGAGGACCAGCGCCGAGGTCTTCCAG GTGCAGCGGGAGGCGTTGTTCATGAAGAGCGAGCGCCACGCAGCAGAAGCCCAGCTGGCCACGGCAGAGCAGCAGCTACGCGGGCTACGTGCCGAGGCCGAGCGAGCACGCCAGGCCCAGAGCCGTGCCCAGGAGGCCCTGGACAAGGCCAAGGAGAAGGACAAGAAG ATCACAGAACTCTCCAAAGAAGTCTTCAGTCTTAAGGAGGCTCTGAAGGAGCAGACGGCTGCCCCGGCCACTCCCGAGACGGAGGCCCTGCGGGACCAGGTGAAGGCCTTGCAGCAGCAACTGGAG GAGTCTTCCAGGGACCACAGTGCCGTGGTGGCTTTGTACAGGAGCCACCTCCTCTACGCCATTCAG GGCCAGATGGATGAAGACGTGCAGCGCATCCTCAGCCAGATTGTGCAGATGCAGCGGCTCCAGGCTCAAGGCCGCTGA